A part of Bartonella quintana genomic DNA contains:
- the nuoF gene encoding NADH-quinone oxidoreductase subunit NuoF, producing MLADKDRIFTNIYGLKDKSLKAAMSRGHWDGIKAIIDKGRDWIIDEVKASGLRGRGGAGFPTGMKWSFMPKQNDGRPHYLVVNADESEPGTCKDRDILRHDPHTLIEGCALATFAMGANVAFIYVRGEYIREREALQAAVDECYDAGLLGKKTKYGHVCDIIIHHGAGAYICGEETALLESLEGKKGQPRLKPPFPANVGIYGCPTTVNNVESIAVIPTILRRGASWFSSIGRANNTGTKLFMVSGHVNAPCTFEEALGVSFRELIEKHTGGIRGGWNNLLAVIPGGASCPVVRGEDMVDAIMDFDGVRDVGSSFGTGGMIVMDKSTDIIKAIWRITAFFKHESCGQCTPCREGTGWMMRLLGRMVEGRAQKREIDLLFEVSEQVEGHTICALGDAAAWPIQGLIRNFRPEIERRIDDYTRSVIQSKNIALGAVG from the coding sequence ATGCTAGCTGATAAAGATCGCATTTTCACCAATATTTATGGTTTGAAAGACAAATCATTAAAGGCTGCGATGTCGCGTGGGCATTGGGATGGTATAAAAGCGATTATTGATAAAGGTCGTGATTGGATCATTGATGAGGTGAAAGCATCGGGGTTACGTGGCCGTGGCGGAGCTGGTTTTCCTACTGGAATGAAGTGGTCTTTTATGCCAAAACAAAATGATGGCCGTCCTCATTATTTGGTTGTAAATGCAGATGAATCGGAGCCGGGAACTTGTAAAGACCGCGATATTTTGCGGCATGATCCCCATACTTTGATTGAAGGGTGTGCACTTGCTACTTTTGCAATGGGAGCCAATGTCGCTTTTATTTATGTTCGTGGTGAATATATTCGTGAGCGTGAAGCACTTCAAGCTGCCGTTGATGAATGTTATGATGCAGGTTTACTTGGCAAAAAAACGAAATATGGGCATGTTTGCGATATTATTATTCATCATGGTGCTGGTGCTTATATTTGTGGCGAAGAAACAGCTCTTCTCGAAAGTCTTGAGGGGAAAAAGGGGCAACCTCGACTTAAACCACCATTCCCTGCGAATGTGGGGATTTATGGCTGTCCAACAACAGTTAATAATGTAGAGTCTATTGCCGTTATTCCAACGATTTTGCGTCGTGGTGCTTCGTGGTTTTCATCAATCGGACGTGCAAATAATACCGGAACAAAATTGTTTATGGTTTCTGGGCATGTTAATGCACCTTGTACATTTGAAGAAGCTCTAGGTGTTTCTTTTCGCGAATTAATTGAAAAGCATACCGGTGGTATTCGTGGTGGATGGAATAATCTTTTAGCAGTTATTCCAGGTGGAGCTTCTTGTCCGGTTGTTCGTGGTGAGGATATGGTTGATGCGATCATGGATTTTGATGGGGTGCGCGATGTTGGATCTTCTTTTGGCACAGGTGGTATGATTGTTATGGATAAATCAACCGATATTATCAAGGCAATTTGGCGTATAACAGCTTTTTTCAAGCATGAGAGTTGTGGTCAATGTACACCGTGTCGTGAAGGCACAGGTTGGATGATGCGTCTTTTAGGGCGTATGGTTGAGGGAAGAGCGCAAAAACGTGAAATTGATCTTTTGTTTGAAGTTTCTGAGCAAGTTGAAGGACACACTATATGTGCACTAGGTGATGCTGCCGCATGGCCTATACAGGGGTTGATACGTAATTTTCGTCCAGAAATTGAGCGTAGAATTGATGATTATACGCGAAGTGTCATCCAAAGCAAAAATATTGCTTTGGGAGCAGTAGGATAG